A single Brassica rapa cultivar Chiifu-401-42 chromosome A04, CAAS_Brap_v3.01, whole genome shotgun sequence DNA region contains:
- the LOC103865457 gene encoding uncharacterized protein LOC103865457: MASPEQDPDTVNEANHHKTLAESSFTSGDLTSALNHARKALTLSPNTEGLSSMVTAFETITSASGDAPEWYKILKVEPFSHFDTVKQQYSKLALALHPDKNPYVGCEEGFRLVNEAFKVLEDRVRRNEYDAKLRIRIQGEIGACDGGCDETASFSTVCTSKIITYSRKRKKRVDEVSESLRRVREVEAEDEGMMTLAEMQSVLKRNKQKNINREEKMGRETQEISSGDETLVEMSTNKENGKREAVKKKKKKKTNHKELGEIVEDEDFDFDKERMPRSFKKGQVWAIYDDNVPRCYCLVSEVVSVSPFKVWISWLDYESEKLISWMKNSSCGRFRVSEKALIEHVKLFSHVVNCERVAREVYQVYPRKGSVWAVYSETDTGQKRRKTKHYEIVVCLTMYSDAYGLSVAYLEKVGDSLFKRRDYGCNAVRWVEKEDVAGLLSHQIPAKKLQEDQCGAGVRESWVLDLASVPPDLVSAT; the protein is encoded by the coding sequence ATGGCTTCTCCGGAACAAGACCCAGACACCGTAAACGAAGCAAACCACCACAAAACCCTAGCGGAATCCTCATTCACTTCCGGCGACTTGACGTCAGCCCTAAACCACGCGCGTAAAGCCCTGACCTTGTCTCCCAACACCGAAGGTCTATCCTCCATGGTTACCGCCTTCGAAACCATCACCTCCGCCTCCGGAGATGCCCCGGAGTGGTACAAGATTCTAAAGGTAGAGCCTTTCTCCCACTTCGACACCGTAAAGCAGCAGTATAGTAAGCTAGCTCTGGCGTTGCATCCTGATAAGAATCCTTACGTGGGGTGCGAGGAAGGGTTTAGGCTTGTGAATGAGGCCTTTAAGGTTTTGGAAGATAGGGTTAGGAGGAATGAGTATGATGCGAAGCTGAGGATTAGGATTCAGGGCGAGATTGGTGCTTGTGATGGTGGTTGTGATGAAACGGCGTCGTTTTCGACCGTTTGTACTTCCAAGATCATAACTTATAgtaggaagaggaagaagcgtGTTGATGAGGTTAGTGAAAGTCTGAGAAGAGTGAGAGAGGTGGAAGCAGAAGATGAAGGGATGATGACTTTAGCAGAAATGCAATCAGTGCTAAAGAGaaataaacagaaaaatatCAATAGAGAAGAAAAGATGGGAAGGGAAACGCAGGAGATCTCTTCTGGTGATGAAACGTTGGTGGAGATGAGTACTAACAAGGAGAATGGTAAGCGAGAAGctgtaaagaagaagaagaagaagaaaacaaaccaCAAGGAGTTAGGTGAGATAGTGGAAGATgaggattttgattttgataaagAGAGGATGCCGAGGAGCTTCAAGAAAGGGCAGGTTTGGGCGATATACGATGACAACGTACCTCGGTGTTACTGTTTGGTAAGTGAAGTCGTCTCTGTGAGCCCTTTCAAGGTGTGGATAAGCTGGTTGGATTACGAGAGCGAGAAACTCATCTCTTGGATGAAGAACAGCTCTTGTGGGAGGTTCCGTGTTTCAGAGAAAGCTTTGATCGAGCATGTGAAACTCTTCTCTCACGTTGTCAACTGCGAGAGGGTTGCACGAGAAGTGTACCAAGTATATCCCAGGAAAGGCTCGGTTTGGGCTGTCTACTCAGAGACAGATACAGGtcagaagagaagaaagactaAGCACTATGAGATCGTCGTGTGTTTGACTATGTATAGCGATGCGTATGGCTTGAGTGTGGCGTATTTGGAGAAGGTTGGTGACAGCTTGTTCAAGAGACGGGATTACGGGTGTAATGCGGTCAGGTGGGTTGAGAAAGAAGATGTTGCGGGCTTGCTCTCTCATCAGATTCCGGCTAAGAAGCTGCAGGAAGATCAATGTGGAGCTGGTGTGAGAGAGTCTTGGGTTCTTGATCTTGCTTCTGTTCCTCCTGATTTGGTTTCTGCCACTTAG
- the LOC103865460 gene encoding uncharacterized protein LOC103865460: MVGIFSRFSAGRSGHRRTQSAIDMREALPSSTTELVGSTHGIEVATEFKPVEHPIEPMDIDQPIQCPLPEPSILNDGRIWKERVSASMRRRGDLDIAQDGTDVVESVGTSSCGPTEPDGFMTKPSVTSQCNPKRRFLPSLSAPERHMLNLLEECKASGTI; encoded by the exons ATGGTTGGTATTTTCTCCAGATTTTCtgctggtagaagcggccataGAAGAACACAAAGTGCCATC GATATGAGGGAAGCATTGCCATCAAGTACTACTGAACTTGTTGGTTCAACTCATGGGATCGAAGTAGCAACAGAGTTTAAACCGGTGGAACACCCTATCGAGCCCATGGACATTGATCAACCGATCCAATGTCCACTCCCCGAGCCATCCATTCTCAAT GATGGGAGAATATGGAAAGAGAGAGTGTCGGCGTCCATGAGGAGACGAGGCGACTTGGACATTGCTCAAGATGGAACGGATGTAGTAGAATCTGTTGGAACCAGCTCATGTGGTCCCACAGAACCTGATGGCTTTATGACAAAACCATCGGTAACTAGCCAATGCAATCCCAAGCGTCGATTCTTGCCTTCGCTCAGTGCACCGGAACGTCACATGCTTAATCTACTAGAAGAATGCAAAGCATCCGGTACTATCTAA